From Streptomyces fungicidicus, one genomic window encodes:
- a CDS encoding DeoR/GlpR family DNA-binding transcription regulator — protein MFAAERRQLILEMVRANGAVSLRELARVVQTSEVTVRRDVRALEAEGLLDRRHGGAVLPGGFTRESGFPQKSHLATAEKTAIADLAANLVEEGEAIVVGAGTTTQELARRLARVPGLTVVTNSLLVAQALAHANRVEVVMTGGTLRGSNYALVGSGAEQSLQGLRVSRAFLSGSGLTAERGLSTSNMLSASVDRALVQAAAEVVVLADHTKLGTDTMFQTVPTDLITRLVTDEPPAHDDRAGTELQALADQGVQIAVAGAGNEGGSSAGAAGGRQRRDVPLPGPRRQGPGGLRAAVGLGAAGEAVQGAERGAARVADLRRR, from the coding sequence GTGTTCGCTGCAGAACGTCGCCAATTGATCCTCGAAATGGTGCGAGCGAACGGAGCCGTGTCGCTCCGTGAGCTCGCCCGCGTCGTCCAGACCTCCGAAGTGACCGTACGGCGGGACGTGCGCGCGCTGGAGGCAGAAGGACTCCTCGACCGCCGGCATGGCGGTGCGGTATTGCCGGGCGGTTTCACGCGAGAGTCCGGTTTTCCGCAGAAGTCACATCTCGCGACCGCCGAGAAGACCGCGATCGCCGACCTCGCCGCGAACCTGGTGGAAGAGGGCGAGGCCATCGTGGTCGGCGCGGGTACCACCACACAGGAGCTGGCCCGCCGGCTGGCCCGGGTGCCCGGACTGACGGTCGTCACCAACTCCCTCCTGGTCGCCCAGGCGTTGGCCCATGCCAACCGGGTGGAGGTCGTGATGACCGGCGGCACGCTCCGCGGCTCCAACTACGCCCTGGTCGGCAGCGGTGCCGAGCAGTCCCTGCAGGGACTGCGGGTGTCGCGGGCGTTCCTCTCCGGCAGCGGGCTCACCGCCGAGCGGGGGCTGTCCACGTCCAACATGCTGTCGGCGTCGGTCGACCGGGCGTTGGTGCAGGCCGCGGCGGAGGTGGTGGTCCTGGCGGACCACACCAAGCTCGGGACGGACACGATGTTCCAGACGGTGCCCACGGATCTGATCACGCGGCTGGTGACGGATGAGCCGCCCGCGCACGACGACCGGGCGGGGACGGAGCTTCAGGCGCTGGCCGATCAGGGTGTGCAGATCGCTGTCGCGGGGGCGGGGAACGAGGGGGGTTCGTCGGCGGGTGCGGCGGGCGGGCGTCAGCGCCGGGATGTTCCCCTTCCCGGGCCGCGGAGGCAGGGGCCTGGCGGGTTGCGGGCCGCTGTGGGGCTGGGGGCGGCGGGGGAAGCGGTGCAGGGGGCTGAGCGGGGGGCTGCGCGGGTTGCGGACCTGAGGAGACGCTGA
- a CDS encoding acetyl/propionyl/methylcrotonyl-CoA carboxylase subunit alpha — MRKVLIANRGEIAVRVARACRDAGIASVAVYADPDRDALHVRAADEAFALGGDTPATSYLDIDKVLKAAKESGADAIHPGYGFLSENAEFAQAVLDADLIWIGPPPQAIRDLGDKVAARHIAQRAGAPLVAGTPDPVSGAEEVVAFAEEHGLPIAIKAAFGGGGRGLKVARTLEEVPELYDSAVREAVAAFGRGECFVERYLDKPRHVETQCLADKYGNVVVVSTRDCSLQRRHQKLVEEAPAPFLSEAQVDELYSASKAILKEAGYVGAGTVEFLVGLDGTISFLEVNTRLQVEHPVTEEVAGIDLVREMFRIADGEELGYGDPVLRGHSFEFRINGEDPGRNFLPAPGTVTTFAAPSGPGVRLDAGVESGSVIGPAWDSLLAKLIVTGRTRKEALERAARALNEFQVEGMATAIPFHRAVVRDPAFAPELTGSADPFTVHTRWIETEFVNEIKPFAAAVDAGAEDEADRETVVVEVGGKRLEVSLPASLGMSLARTGLAAGAKPKRRAAKKSGPVASGDTLASPMQGTIVKLAVEEGQEVKEGDLVVVLEAMKMEQPINAHRSGTIKGLSAEVGASVTSGAAICEIKD; from the coding sequence GTGCGCAAGGTGCTCATCGCCAACCGTGGCGAAATCGCTGTCCGCGTTGCCCGGGCCTGCCGGGATGCCGGAATCGCGAGCGTTGCCGTCTATGCCGACCCGGACCGGGACGCTCTGCATGTCCGCGCCGCGGATGAGGCGTTCGCCCTGGGCGGTGACACTCCGGCCACCAGTTACCTCGACATCGACAAGGTGCTGAAGGCCGCGAAGGAGTCGGGCGCGGACGCCATCCACCCGGGCTACGGCTTCCTCTCCGAGAACGCCGAGTTCGCCCAGGCGGTACTGGACGCCGACCTGATCTGGATCGGCCCGCCGCCGCAGGCCATCCGCGACCTCGGCGACAAGGTCGCCGCCCGCCACATCGCGCAGCGCGCGGGCGCTCCGCTGGTGGCGGGCACGCCCGATCCGGTGAGCGGCGCGGAGGAGGTCGTCGCCTTCGCCGAGGAGCACGGGCTGCCGATCGCCATCAAGGCCGCGTTCGGTGGTGGCGGGCGTGGTCTGAAGGTCGCCCGGACCCTCGAAGAGGTGCCGGAGCTGTACGACTCCGCGGTGCGCGAGGCGGTCGCCGCCTTCGGTCGCGGGGAGTGCTTCGTGGAGCGCTACCTGGACAAGCCGCGGCACGTGGAGACGCAGTGCCTGGCCGACAAGTACGGCAACGTGGTCGTCGTGTCCACGCGTGACTGCTCGCTCCAGCGGCGGCACCAGAAGCTGGTCGAGGAGGCCCCGGCGCCGTTCCTGTCCGAGGCGCAGGTCGACGAGCTGTACTCGGCGTCGAAGGCCATCCTGAAGGAGGCCGGCTACGTCGGCGCCGGCACCGTCGAGTTCCTGGTGGGCCTCGACGGCACGATCTCGTTCCTCGAGGTCAACACGCGTCTGCAGGTGGAGCACCCGGTGACCGAGGAGGTCGCGGGTATCGACCTCGTCCGGGAGATGTTCCGGATCGCGGACGGTGAGGAGCTGGGGTACGGCGACCCGGTGCTGCGCGGTCACTCGTTCGAGTTCCGCATCAACGGTGAGGACCCGGGGCGGAACTTCCTGCCCGCGCCGGGCACGGTGACGACGTTCGCCGCGCCGTCGGGGCCGGGTGTGCGGCTGGACGCGGGTGTGGAGTCCGGCTCGGTGATCGGGCCGGCGTGGGACTCGCTGCTGGCCAAGCTGATCGTCACCGGGCGTACGCGCAAGGAGGCACTGGAGCGGGCGGCGCGTGCGCTGAACGAGTTCCAGGTCGAGGGCATGGCGACGGCCATTCCGTTCCACCGCGCGGTGGTGAGGGACCCGGCGTTCGCTCCCGAGCTCACGGGCTCTGCGGATCCGTTCACGGTACACACCCGCTGGATCGAGACGGAGTTCGTCAACGAGATCAAGCCGTTCGCGGCCGCCGTGGACGCGGGCGCCGAGGACGAGGCGGACCGGGAGACGGTCGTCGTCGAGGTCGGCGGCAAGCGTCTGGAGGTCTCGCTTCCGGCTTCGCTGGGGATGTCGCTGGCCCGTACGGGGCTGGCGGCGGGCGCCAAGCCGAAGCGGCGGGCGGCGAAGAAGTCCGGTCCGGTGGCTTCCGGTGACACGCTCGCCTCTCCGATGCAGGGCACCATCGTGAAGCTCGCGGTGGAGGAGGGGCAGGAGGTCAAGGAGGGCGACCTGGTCGTCGTCCTGGAGGCCATGAAGATGGAGCAGCCCATCAACGCGCACCGGTCGGGCACGATCAAGGGTCTGAGCGCTGAGGTGGGAGCGTCTGTCACGTCCGGCGCGGCGATCTGCGAGATCAAGGACTGA